TTAGTGACTTTGTGGTTCATTCTTCATGCATAATTGATGTAACCTAAATCTTTAAACAATCTCAAACTCTATCTGCTGATTCTGCAAAAAATCATAAGTGAAATGATCCACCATATTCGTATCACTCAATTCTAAATTGTAAAAATCCACGCTCTCATGCTCAAAATAAGGTCCGGCGTGCCAAGTTCCCACCTCTAACTTGATAAAACAATTCCCAGGAATACGGAAAGCAGAAATGTTTTCTAAATCTGGTTCATTCGTATCATTATTAGGAGGACAAACCGCAATTAACCAGTCCTTGCCTTCTAATGAACCCAGACATTGAGTACATTGGACGTGGCGAGTGATTTTGTGAAATTTCCGTCCGCGACGTTCCAAATGCATAATATAAAACCGGGGTATGCCTTGATTTAATTTTAATTGAGCATCTTCTGTATCGAAGGTTTTACCGTCTTTACTAGGAAAAATTACCTGTCCGTAACGAGCAAAGTTTTCTGGCGTTATTAATTGGGCTTCTAATTGTTGTACTGTTGTTGCTGTATTCATATTTATTATTGCGTATATTAAATATTGAAGAGTATGATTATTTGAGTTCTCTAACCAAAGCTCTAAATGCTTTCATAGTAGCATTCATAGCAAAATTTTTACTTCTGTTTAAACACTCGGGAAGTACTTCAGTAATCGGTAAATTCGGGAAAATGCGACTAGTCATTGATTCAATATACTTACCATCAACAAGTATATTTATTTCTAGTTTTTTCTCTTGATGGCGATCGCTATCTATAAATCTGCTCTTTTTTTGATGTTAAAACAAGCTACTTTTACTGAGTTTTGAATGCATATATTAATTTAAATGTCAAGATTTTTGCTGCTTCAATTCTATTTTGTACTTAAAGTATGATTATAAAAATAACTACATTAAGCCTTTGGATTTTTTTGGCTGACTATTTACGATAAAGTCATAAAAATAACTAATAAATTTTATAGTTAAGCTCCCTGCTAGTGAGATTTACATCTGCTGAGTTTGCTAGCTAATATTTGCTCTGAGTTTAAAATCAAACCTACGATAGATGTTTTAGTATTAATACTCAAATACAAGTTTTTTGGTAGCATTTTCGTCAGCATGTAACTTAAGATTGACGCTTCCATTACCACGTTTGCTAGTAGAATCAAGTTATTAAGTTTTATTGCCTGTTTTCAGCAACCTAAATTCAGTGAACAGTGAACAGTTATCAGTGAGGCCTATCGTGACGCTCAGATAAGCGCTATCAACACTTTTGATCAATTGGTCAGGGACTTAAACCTAAGCGAAGATGCGCCCTTTACTGATAACTGATAACTGATAACTGTTAAAAGCAGCTGAACACTGAGTTATTTATTTTCCGAAGCTTCAGCAGAAGCTCTAAACTGGATAACGGTAAAGAGAGGATTTCACAAAATGGCATTTACACAGCCCCCCCTTCCTTTTGCATTTGATGCTTTAGAGCCATACGGTATGAAAGCTGAAACTTTCGAGTACCATTATGGTAAGCATCACAAAGCTTATGTAGATAACCTCAACAAACTCACTGAAGGTACAGAGCTTGCTGATAAGTCCTTGGAAGAAGTAATCCAACTTTCTTTTAAAGATTCCTCCAAAACAGGTGTTTTTAATAATGCTGCCCAAGTTTGGAACCATACTTTCTTCTGGAACTGTCTGAAGCCGGCAGGTGGTGGTACA
Above is a genomic segment from Fischerella sp. JS2 containing:
- a CDS encoding ureidoglycolate lyase; translated protein: MNTATTVQQLEAQLITPENFARYGQVIFPSKDGKTFDTEDAQLKLNQGIPRFYIMHLERRGRKFHKITRHVQCTQCLGSLEGKDWLIAVCPPNNDTNEPDLENISAFRIPGNCFIKLEVGTWHAGPYFEHESVDFYNLELSDTNMVDHFTYDFLQNQQIEFEIV